In a single window of the Paenibacillus sp. MMS20-IR301 genome:
- a CDS encoding ABC transporter ATP-binding protein — translation MNVIEFQGFSKRSGEFSLENLNFAVPSGYITGLIGPNGSGKTTLIRSIMNLIRPDRGGVRVFGQTYADQERDIKRRIGFVYDEDFFYNHLSLTEMAKIIASFYPTWNEQTFKKTLDDFRLPPRRLIRDLSKGMKTKFALAAALAHEPELLIMDEPTSGLDPVFRREILTILSEYIQEGTRSVLFSTHISSDLERIADYIVYIRHGQVEFCGTKEELTDSYLLLKGPAEWLRTSGLNYTFLDVEHNELGFEGLIARSSYSEEAFGPQVRVEQPSLDDILVYTRRG, via the coding sequence ATGAATGTCATTGAGTTTCAGGGATTTTCTAAACGAAGTGGTGAATTTTCACTCGAGAATCTGAATTTTGCTGTTCCAAGCGGTTATATTACCGGGCTGATCGGCCCGAACGGTTCGGGAAAAACCACTTTAATCCGCTCTATTATGAACCTGATCCGGCCTGACCGGGGCGGGGTGCGGGTGTTCGGCCAGACTTATGCGGACCAGGAACGGGATATCAAGCGGCGGATTGGCTTTGTATATGATGAGGATTTCTTCTACAACCACTTAAGCCTGACTGAAATGGCGAAAATCATAGCGTCGTTCTACCCTACTTGGAATGAGCAGACCTTTAAGAAGACTCTTGATGATTTCCGGCTGCCTCCGCGGCGCTTAATCCGTGATTTGTCCAAAGGGATGAAAACCAAATTCGCTTTGGCGGCGGCACTCGCGCATGAGCCTGAACTGCTGATAATGGATGAGCCGACATCCGGGCTTGATCCGGTGTTCCGGCGTGAGATTTTGACCATACTTAGTGAATATATACAGGAGGGAACACGGTCTGTACTTTTTTCCACCCATATCAGCAGCGATCTGGAACGGATTGCCGACTATATTGTGTATATCCGCCACGGCCAAGTGGAATTCTGCGGAACGAAAGAGGAGCTGACGGATTCATACCTGCTCCTGAAAGGACCAGCGGAGTGGCTGCGGACCTCGGGGCTGAACTATACGTTTTTGGATGTGGAGCACAATGAGCTGGGATTCGAGGGGCTGATTGCCCGCAGCAGCTATTCGGAAGAGGCGTTTGGCCCTCAGGTGAGGGTGGAGCAGCCGTCGCTGGATGACATTCTAGTCTACACAAGGAGGGGATAA
- a CDS encoding HAD family hydrolase, which translates to MDSLIFDLDGTLWDSTDVVVVGWNSVLSNYQGVANAVTKEDLQGIMGLQVYEAGQKLFPGVDEDTQQKIMRECCEIENLFLAKAGGSLYGSLEEVLQTLSAKYKLFIVSNCQAGYIEVFLEYHQLQKYFTDYENPGRTGLSKGENIRLVMERNHLSSPVYVGDTEGDRKAAAFAGIPFVYAQYGFGEVSRYDYSVDRLEGLLELF; encoded by the coding sequence ATGGATAGCCTAATTTTTGATCTGGACGGTACATTATGGGATTCGACAGATGTCGTAGTGGTAGGATGGAATAGTGTGCTCAGCAACTACCAAGGTGTCGCGAATGCAGTAACGAAGGAAGATTTGCAGGGGATTATGGGGCTGCAGGTGTATGAAGCCGGCCAAAAACTGTTCCCGGGTGTAGATGAGGATACCCAGCAAAAAATTATGCGGGAATGCTGTGAAATCGAGAATCTGTTTCTGGCCAAAGCAGGCGGAAGCTTATACGGGTCACTGGAAGAGGTGCTTCAGACGCTCTCGGCCAAATACAAACTGTTCATCGTCAGCAACTGCCAGGCGGGATACATCGAAGTTTTCCTTGAATATCATCAGCTGCAGAAGTATTTCACCGATTATGAGAATCCGGGCAGAACAGGCCTGTCCAAGGGTGAGAACATTAGGCTGGTCATGGAGCGGAATCACTTAAGCAGTCCAGTGTATGTAGGGGATACTGAAGGGGACAGAAAGGCTGCCGCATTTGCCGGGATTCCTTTCGTGTATGCACAATACGGATTTGGTGAAGTGAGCCGGTATGATTATTCGGTTGACCGGTTGGAGGGGCTGCTGGAATTGTTTTAG
- a CDS encoding MerR family transcriptional regulator has product MQIGGFVSEMGTTADTVRYYMELHLLKPALVRGRYFFAEKEVMDFRAVTQLKQWGLAMKEIQRLFGYKAESGCGTADLLAFARTVLLERLQAIDARAAELDRQRTQVLENLAEIEELITK; this is encoded by the coding sequence ATGCAAATTGGCGGATTTGTGAGTGAGATGGGAACGACAGCGGATACCGTGCGTTACTATATGGAGCTGCATTTACTGAAGCCGGCGCTTGTGCGGGGCCGCTACTTCTTCGCTGAGAAGGAAGTTATGGATTTCCGGGCGGTTACGCAGCTGAAGCAATGGGGACTGGCAATGAAGGAGATTCAGCGTCTGTTCGGATATAAGGCGGAATCCGGCTGCGGCACAGCTGACCTCCTGGCCTTCGCCCGCACTGTGCTGCTTGAACGGCTGCAGGCAATTGATGCCCGTGCAGCGGAGCTTGATAGGCAGAGGACTCAGGTGCTGGAGAATCTCGCTGAGATAGAAGAACTGATTACAAAATGA
- a CDS encoding VOC family protein, producing MKVTGFSHITLNVRNLQQSLDFYQGILGMTVRHLGRSDAYLEWGSAWVCLVERQNYREAASGYAGMDHVAFYIDEQDFNEALDILRRNNIAVVRGPVQRGTGWSVNFLDPDGIQLELHTSTLDIRMESWR from the coding sequence ATGAAAGTAACCGGATTTAGCCACATCACCCTCAATGTCCGCAATCTGCAGCAGTCCCTTGATTTCTATCAGGGTATCCTGGGGATGACGGTAAGACACCTTGGCAGATCAGATGCCTATCTGGAGTGGGGAAGCGCCTGGGTGTGCCTGGTCGAACGGCAGAATTACAGGGAAGCAGCAAGCGGATATGCCGGCATGGATCATGTGGCCTTCTACATAGATGAGCAGGATTTCAATGAAGCACTGGATATTCTGCGGCGTAATAATATTGCTGTCGTGCGCGGTCCGGTGCAGCGGGGAACCGGGTGGTCCGTGAATTTCCTTGACCCGGATGGCATTCAGTTAGAGCTGCATACATCTACTTTAGACATACGAATGGAGAGCTGGCGCTAA
- a CDS encoding GntR family transcriptional regulator — MHLSVSLTSGEPIYSQVKEQIKNQILAGQLREGELLPSIRNLAQSLKISVITTKRAYDDLEQEGLVTSVSGKGTFVAGNNIESIREIKYRALEDQLRTAIAEGRNMGLTRTDFMNLVTILFGEELEP; from the coding sequence ATGCATCTCTCCGTGTCACTAACCTCGGGAGAACCCATCTATTCGCAGGTGAAGGAGCAGATCAAGAATCAGATTCTGGCCGGGCAGCTCCGGGAAGGGGAACTGCTGCCGTCGATCCGCAATCTTGCCCAAAGCTTGAAAATCAGTGTAATTACGACCAAACGGGCGTATGACGATCTGGAGCAGGAAGGACTGGTTACATCCGTATCCGGCAAAGGCACCTTTGTAGCGGGCAACAATATTGAATCTATCCGGGAGATTAAATACCGTGCACTCGAGGATCAGCTCCGTACAGCAATTGCTGAAGGCAGGAATATGGGTTTGACACGTACTGATTTTATGAATCTGGTTACAATTTTGTTCGGAGAGGAGCTGGAACCATGA
- a CDS encoding pyridoxamine 5'-phosphate oxidase family protein, protein MTIPFTDILTTEAELRELLGVPSEVVKRKSIRHLDHNCRNFIAMSPLLFLSTSDEHGACDVSPRGDGPGAVLVLDDGHLVIPERPGNRRFDSLRNILVNPNAGLIFIIPGLEETLRVNGQAYVIKDEEILDRMKARDKRPTLGIGVKVEECYMHCAKAFKRSQIWDSGSWPEDSSLPSVPRIIAEHVNAAEFTVEVVRQGIEESYAKRLY, encoded by the coding sequence ATGACAATTCCTTTTACAGACATTCTGACTACCGAAGCTGAGCTTAGGGAACTCCTCGGGGTTCCAAGTGAGGTGGTAAAGCGTAAATCGATCCGGCATCTGGATCATAATTGCCGTAATTTCATCGCCATGTCACCGTTATTGTTTCTTTCCACTTCAGACGAACATGGCGCTTGCGATGTGTCCCCCCGCGGGGATGGTCCGGGAGCGGTGCTTGTGCTGGATGACGGGCATTTGGTAATACCAGAGAGACCGGGCAACCGCAGATTTGATTCCTTACGCAATATTCTTGTGAATCCGAATGCCGGTCTGATTTTTATCATCCCCGGGCTTGAAGAGACACTCAGGGTTAACGGTCAAGCGTATGTAATTAAAGATGAGGAAATTTTGGACAGGATGAAGGCCAGAGATAAACGGCCAACCCTGGGGATTGGTGTGAAGGTAGAGGAATGTTATATGCACTGCGCCAAAGCTTTCAAGCGTTCACAAATATGGGACAGCGGGTCCTGGCCGGAGGATTCGTCGCTTCCTTCCGTCCCAAGGATCATTGCGGAGCATGTGAATGCTGCTGAATTTACGGTCGAAGTCGTCCGGCAAGGCATTGAAGAGAGTTACGCGAAGAGACTCTATTAA
- a CDS encoding ABC-2 transporter permease, with product MLQLLIKDIRIQKKFILLGFVFIGVFFFILGAFEGMPLTVPAAILSHFLIVVASKSDEKNNNGRMLASFPLRRIDIVTAKYAGVVMFISLSFLLTLLWRGLAGLVLPVQEMPWFSLQSVILTLAVLLVFYAIYFPLFFATGPRLVQVLDLIVIMSVGGALVIAIRVMEWLDIPVGNFLHNWLTSDYLTGMFWLLGASLLLIILSWCVSLFVYTNRSV from the coding sequence ATGCTGCAGCTGCTCATTAAGGATATCCGGATTCAAAAAAAGTTCATTTTGCTGGGCTTTGTGTTTATCGGAGTTTTCTTCTTCATTCTCGGTGCCTTTGAAGGCATGCCGCTGACGGTTCCCGCTGCTATATTAAGTCATTTCTTAATCGTGGTCGCGAGTAAATCGGATGAGAAAAATAACAACGGCCGTATGCTGGCTTCGTTCCCTTTGCGCAGAATTGATATTGTGACCGCCAAATATGCAGGAGTTGTGATGTTCATTAGCCTATCCTTTCTGCTGACATTATTATGGCGCGGATTAGCCGGGCTCGTTCTGCCAGTACAGGAAATGCCCTGGTTCAGTCTGCAGTCCGTCATTCTGACTCTTGCGGTTCTGCTTGTGTTCTATGCGATCTATTTCCCGCTGTTCTTTGCCACAGGCCCCCGCCTTGTCCAGGTGCTTGACTTAATTGTAATTATGTCGGTCGGCGGGGCCCTTGTCATAGCTATAAGGGTTATGGAATGGCTCGATATCCCTGTTGGCAACTTTCTTCATAATTGGCTTACCTCAGATTACTTAACAGGAATGTTCTGGCTGCTCGGGGCCAGTTTACTTCTGATCATCCTGTCATGGTGTGTATCGTTGTTCGTGTATACGAACAGAAGTGTGTAG
- a CDS encoding class I SAM-dependent methyltransferase: MDKQKLIRIFDKQARQYDGKREDPSQQRWRKQLISHAKGDVLELAVSIGANFPFYPREVRITAADFSEAMLTKARQAAQRYQLNADCICADIEELDFPAHSFDTVVSTLSMCSYKHPLEVLSKLNRWCKPGGTILLMEHGISSKFMVAIALKALNPLLYRIYGCHHTRDILGLVRESGMQIDKTEAYWQNMVHLIWAKPAHQQ, from the coding sequence ATGGATAAGCAGAAGCTGATCCGGATTTTTGATAAACAAGCGAGGCAGTATGACGGCAAAAGAGAAGACCCCAGCCAGCAGCGCTGGCGGAAGCAGCTTATAAGCCATGCCAAAGGCGATGTGCTTGAGCTTGCTGTAAGTATTGGAGCGAATTTCCCGTTCTATCCCCGCGAGGTCAGGATCACTGCGGCAGACTTTAGCGAAGCGATGCTCACGAAAGCGCGCCAGGCTGCGCAGCGCTATCAGCTGAATGCTGACTGTATATGCGCGGATATCGAAGAATTGGATTTTCCGGCACATTCTTTTGATACGGTAGTATCCACCCTATCCATGTGCAGCTACAAGCATCCTTTGGAGGTGCTAAGCAAGCTTAACCGCTGGTGTAAGCCGGGGGGGACCATCCTGCTTATGGAGCACGGGATCAGCTCGAAGTTCATGGTGGCTATTGCGCTAAAAGCACTAAACCCGCTGCTCTACCGCATTTATGGCTGTCATCATACCAGGGATATTCTCGGGCTGGTCCGGGAATCGGGAATGCAAATCGACAAAACAGAAGCTTACTGGCAGAACATGGTCCATCTGATCTGGGCCAAACCTGCACATCAACAATGA